The DNA region TCGGCTGGAGGTGGAAACTCTGCCTGGGAACATCCCAGCTCAGACTGGGCAGGAGAGCATGGGGTGTCTGGGAGAGGCTGGGTCTGACTGGGGCTTTTCCTCTGGCTTCTTGTCTCCTCTCAAGTTGCTTGTCTCAGCATCAGATCCAGGTCAGCAGCAGCCCCCAGAGCCGTGGTGGCCACAGCCCGAGGCCCCAGGATGCTGACCACTGCCAGTGTCACAGGACTCGGAGCTCTGGCGCCTGCAGCGGTGGGACCTGTGGTGATGCCTGTGGTGGCTCAGGCAGCAGCCACCCTCCGAGGAGCTGGGGCCACAGCCGCCCCCAGAGCTCAGAGCACAGCCAGAGAGGGCTGGGGGCAAACACTGTGCTGGGCTCTTTGGGGGGCACTTCGGGGAGGGGCACTTGGgggtgcacttgggagggggctGGCACTGCTGCTGGTTCTGCTGGCAGGACATCTCGACAGGAACTTGACCTTGaacaaataaaagacattttgagCTCAGAAGCTTCAGAAATTTCAATGTCTCCTCCCCACAGCTTTTGTCAAACACTCATCCTCCATGATGACCAAGCTGCCTGCTAAGCCTCAGAAGGGAAAGAAATGGGAACACGGAGGGGCCACATGCATTTGGATAAAACCCCTTCAAGAATGCCAGATGGACCATGTGCACCCCTGACAGCATACTCAGCAGGAATGGGAAAGAGTCCTCAAGACCTTGGCTTTTGGGGCTCACAGCCCCCTGACAGGTGCCTGAGTGGCTCCTTCCTCACCATCACCCCGACccccctccactgctgcccactgtggGCCTCTTCCCCCTGGTTCTGTTCAGATCTGAGCCCCTCTTCCTACGCTCCCAGCTGAGGTCTGTCCCCTTCCAGACACTCACCGgatgcagaggaggcaggagaagctgtTCCTGGGAAGGCTGTGGatggggagcccagggcaggagccCTTTTATCCTGTGCTGGGTTTGTGACAAAGGGCCTGAGCATGCTGCTGCTTTCAcaagcagggggaggggacagcgcCACCCACTTCCTAGTTGCCTCCCTCAGTGTCTTCCTGGGCAGGAGCCTAACGTTTTAATAAGATGGAACCAGGATGTCCTTGTGACTGCCAAATACTTCCCATTCAAGTCTGCCTTGGACCTGCGGctgtacattcattcattcattcattcattcacttccATGCATGGACACAGGCTCTTTTACTTCATTTAGCAGTAACAATGTAGAGATACTTATGACATGTGTCTTCCCTTGAGTATCTCACAGCCTAAATGGGCCATCACTTAGACAAAGAACTATAATGGATCTGGTGAAATAGATACTATCATAGGAGTGTTTACAAAGACCTCAAGCCCAAGAGTCCAGCTTTTGGAGGTCATTGCCCCATTGCTCTGCAGGCCCCGAAGGGAGATGGAGCCTTCAGATGCTCTCTAGGGGTGACGGCTGGGCAAGGTCATTGTCATGTATTTGGTTTACACAAAGCTTAGCTATTATGAGATCTTAGCCATTATGAGGGCAAATGAGGCTCACCAACCACCTCTAACATTGTCAGCTTCACAATTTTCAACCATGTTTACGAAAtggctcattttttttattgcttaaagtattacaaagggtattatatatgtttcctttttccccctgcccttgacaatcccctggcctcccttaccccccagtgtcttatgtccaaaTGGCTCATTTTTATCATTTGAGCAATCTTTCTTTAATTCTTCCAGGCAGAAGAATTTCTAGTGTCAGAATCAATAGGACATATGCCACAGTCAGGAAGACATAAAGCCACAATGGaaaagaggatatttttttctccatcttcctcctcctccttatagtcttctttctccttcttcttaaGAATATCAGTTGTGAATATTATCATGGCTAGAGTTGTAAGTCCCTTTTCCATTCTAACTCCTCTGCCATATGGGGATATGAGGTTGTCTTAGGAAATTTTCTGCCCTGGACAAGAACTGGCTGTAAGCCTTCCTTTAGCCTATATCACACTAGCAGAGAGGTTAAGCATTACTAGTAAATGAGCATTTTCCTTTGGGATGACTGAGCCCTAAGGCAACAATGTAGGTGCAATACGAGCTGATGTTGTCTATGGGTTCAAGACGAGCtgtagaagaaaataattattttttcatgtcaTGTGGTTTCTCAGAAAAAAGCACAGAGGCCGTTTTTAATCCCAGTGATGTGCGATTTTGAGTTGCTGTGGGGCTGTACTTTGAGTGTGACACGCCCCCCGTCAGTGTGGCCCAAACAGTTTCAGAACCTGCCAGCAGAAGTGTCTTATACCCAGCCCAAGTCCTCATCTCAGTCCTGGTCTCCATCTCCTGATGCTCCCATTCTTCTGCTTGATTTGGATCACCTTAATCTCACACCTCCCTCACTTTACACCCTCCTTGTCCTTGGAAGTGAGGCCACGGTGAGCCTGAGATGGTAGGTGAGCCTGAGGTGACAGAAGATACTTGAACCTATGGCCCAGAGCATGAGGTGACTCCAAAAGTGGGGCACTTTGAGGATGTTTCAGGAGCCCTGACATCCTTGAGGAATCTGGAATAACATGTGGAGAAGAAGTCTACCCGGTTGGTCTAAAATGAGGATTGTATGACCTCATAACATGTATGTTAGCTCTGGGACAGGATTGCTTTATCTGAGGTCCAGCTTCAGGCTGAGCCTTCTGAGCAAGGCATATTAGTAATAAATGAGCAACAAATAAACGAGGACCTGCCCTCCTCCTTAGTGACTTATGACTGATGCTGCGAAAAGGGGAAGATGAGATGAGCAGGCCTGAAAGCAGTGTGCTAGGAAGATATTTATTCCTGGAGTTTGTCATTGTCTTGTTTTTGGCTATTAAGTGCATGGATTTGGATAAACAAATCCATGGTTTGTAATATATGCTCATCATTGGTCCATGCAAGGTCCTCTTAATTAATTTATACAActgcttatctatctatctatctatctatctatctatctatctatctatctatctatcatttaaaTAACAAATACAAAAATCTACCACACAAGTGAAACAAGAACTCTAACAGTAAGGTACATATAACTTGCTATGTACCTTATTCCTTTCCAGCTCCTGCTGCTATAACCACCACCTTGAATTTGTATTTAGCATTCTTGGCTTCCTtcttgtatacttttttttttttatcacatttaAGATTTGTATTCCtaaattgtattttattctatttttaagtcAGATTTCTTGAGGTATATTTTACAAACAGAAAAaatcacccatttaaagtatgcAATGCTATGAGCCTTGACTAACATACACCAATGTGTGTGCACCACTACAATTAAGATAAAGAACAATTCCATCCCTGGAATATATTTCCTCATGACCCTATGGAGACATCACTCCATGGCTTTTCTCCTCAGCCCTCCCCCATACCAGACCTTGGAAACTACTGATCTATTTTCAGTccttataattttatcttttccagaatgtcatatcaTTGGAATCATATACTATGTAGCATTTAAAGTCTGGctttccacccccccccaccccacatagAATGATACACTTGACATTTATTCTGTTGTTTCTTATATTAGTAGTTCATTCCTTCTTTATTGCTAAGAAccattccattgtatagatgtatcacattttttaatccattcacctgttgaaagACATGAGCTATTTCCAGTTCAGGGCAATTATGAGTAAAGCCACGATAGACACTGACTGACAGGTGTTTCTGTgaacataaattttatttctcctgGTAAAAACCTAAGGGTAGGGTTTCTGGGGCAAATAGtgtatgtttcatttttaaagaaactgacagactgttttccaaaagtGGTTGTACAATTTTGCTTTCCTGCCAGCTCTCACTGAAGACCTAGTTGCTCCACAACCTTGCTTGTACTTGGTATTGTCAgttattactattgttattatttattttagccattctaatgtgTGTAAAGTGGCATCTCATTTTGTTCtcaatttgtattttcctaatgactaacgATGGTGTCTTTTCATGGGCTTGTTTGCCACCCATATACCTTTGTTGAAATGTCTGTTCacatattttgtccatttttaatgtttgtccattttcttattattgatttttagaatttttatatattatggacATACGTAATTCATcagataagtatttttaaaatattttctccaagtctgtGACTTTTCTTGGCATTTTCTTGTGtcctttaaaaagtagaaattttaaattttgatgaagtcctaTTTATCAAGATCTTTTATGAAATGCCCCCTTTTTGGTCATACCTAAAATTTTTGGCATACCCCAAagtcacaaagattttttttcttgttttactcTAGAAggtttatgttttacattttgaaccatatacagggtatccccaaaaatgtatacatactttgaataattataaaagcagtttttattaaaatacatttcattttcaaaatgtaacagAAGCTACAGACTttgagtgtatacattttttgggacaccctgtatattgagTTAATATTTATATGTAGTATCAGGTACAAATCATTTTTACACATAAGGATGTCCAATTGTTTCagccccatttctttcttttttatatatgtttttattgatttttagagcaagaagaaaggagaggggagagagaaagagaaagagagaggactattgtaatatcaatgtgagaatgaaacatcgatcagctgcctcctgtatgctccctaccagggatggagcccacaacccaggcatgtgtcctgactgggaattggactgGCAACATTTCGATGCACTAGACGATGCCCAAttagctgagccacaccagccagggccctcagTAGGGTCTTAAAATAACTCATGGGATCACTATGCTTCAGTGTGGTTGAGTTTTAGAGtgaagtgagaaaaagaaaattgtctAAAGGTAGGAAGCTAGTCCTATAGTTTTGAATGGTCATTAAAGGGCAAAACACATATCCTATAACAAAACACATATCCTATAAAAAAGAATCCATTCAAAATCATTTAATTAACTATGTGTGCTGCTTTATCACCTGCTTTTTACCAGTTAACAAGAGGCCatgaacatttttctttataagaaaatataaatccaTGATATGGTATAATTACAACAgcaaaaattatgtaaattacaTATGGTTTATTAAAGTTCATAGCcctaattatatttttttactatAGCTAGAGAGTATAATAGATTCCAATGTGCAAATAGTTTTGAGTTTAGGTAAATTCAGTAAGaaagaaatacacatttttaactCTGGTCAATGTCCTTATTTATTTGTCCATCAGCACCTAGCCGGGTCTGCTCCCTTCATCCTGAAACTCCATGCTGCTCCCCGGGTGCCAGGAGGTCATCCGAGGGCTCACTCCACAAGACAGGGCGCTGCACCAGTCCTGTCCCTTGCCCACATCTCATTGCCAGGAGCTCACGGGGAAGAAGTCACTTACATCTGAAGGTCATGGTCACTAGAACATCCTGGAGACACTGTGCACATAAATTACATGTATCCCTTGGAATTGTTTCATAATTTATTAATTGCCCGTGTGGGTCTCTCGGTAGAATGCAAGGACAGAATGTTTTCATAGCCATCCTTGCTCCCAGGACAGTGCCTGAGACGGGCTGAACCGAAGcatggcagctgggagaaggcaggaagcaaggaaggaaggggagtgtCAGGCTCCCAGGAAGCCCCGGGGGGAGTTATGTGGACAGTCATCCTGCTTCCTGGTTGAACCTCATTAGTTGGACGTTATGCAAGTGCTCAGGGAAAAGGCTGGAAGCCTAGTCCTGGAGGTGCACCcggctgtcccctccccctgcttgTGAAAGCAGCGCATGCTCAGGCCCTTTGTCACAAACCCAGCACAGGATAAAAGggctcctgccctgggctccccatCCACAGCCTCCCCGAGAacagcttctcctgcctcctctgcatcCGGTGAGTGTCTGGCAGGGGACAGACCTCAGCCGGGAGTATAGGAAGAGAGGCTCAGATCTGAATGGAACCAGGGGGAAGAGGCccacagtgggcagcagtgggggATAGGGATGGTGAGAAAGGAGCCACTCAGGCACCTGTCAGGGGGCTGTGAGCCCCAAAACCAAGGTCCTGAGGACTCCTTCCCATTCCTGCTGAGTATGCTGTCAGGGGTGCACATGGGCCCATCTGGCATCCTTGAAGGGGTTTTATCCAAACGCCTGTGGCCCCTCCGTGttcccctttcttttcctcaGAGCTTGACTTAGCAGGCAGCTTGGTCATCATGGAGGATGAGTGTTTGACAAAAGCTGTGGGGAGGAGACATTGAAACTTCTGAAGCTTTTGAGctcaaaatgtcttttatttgttCAAGGTCAAGTTCCTGTCGAGATGTCCTGCCAGCAGAACCAGCAGCAGTGCCagccccctcccaagtgcacccCCAAGTGTCCCTCCCCGAAGTGCCCCCCCAAGAGCCCAGCACAGTGTTTGCCCACAGCCCCCTCTGGCTGTGCTCTGAGCTCTGGGGGCGTCTGTGGCCCCAGCTCCTCGGAGGGTGGCTGCTGCCTGAGCCACCACAGGCATCACCGCAGGTCCCACCGCTGCAGGCGCCAGAGCTCCGAGTCCTGTGACACTGGCAGTGGTCAGCATCCTGGGGCCTCGGGCTGTGGCCACAGCTCTGGGGGCTGCTGCTGACCTGGATCTGATGCTGAGACAAGCGACTTGAGAAGAGACAAGAAGCCAGAGGAAAAGCCCCAGTCAGACCCAGCCTCTCCCAGACACCCCATTCTAATATTCCCAGGCTGGTTGCTGAAATGttcttgggggaggggtgagCACTCCCCAGAAGATGCGAGGCATGTATTTTCCAAGCTTCTGGGCAGCCCCTCCTCTCAGTGTTAACCCATGTGTCTAACCAGGTAGAGAAATAAAGCCTGTTCTCTCCACCTGACTCTCACTTGTTGTTTGACTGCTTCTCCCAAGGCTGCAGGgggcctgcctcctgcagctcctgaAGGTCCAGCATCCCAGCACCAGGAGATATCCTGATGTGGGGCTGAACAATGAGTGGGTGGGATTTTTCTCACAGGAGAGGCCCTGGGTGactgagggtgggagggagcgGAGTGGAGAGTGGTTGCTGAGAACACTGTCAGCAAAGGGCTGACTTTTCTTGTGTCACAGTGTGGGGAGCAATTATCTAACATCGGATCCCCTGTCCATATTGAGGTGGTAGGGAAGATCAGAAATTGAGAAGAATGAGACCAAAGAGGACGAGGGCCTGGAGGCAGAAAGAAAGGTCTAAGGGAGGAAGATCAAGTCAACCTACAAATgactgactttagagagagaagcaACCTGCAAAGTTAGTCAGCTCTGAGACACTGAACTAAGGGTTTTCCTTGAGGGAATAGATAGATGGGGTGTTCTGCAAAGGGAGGCTCTGAGAAAAGTGAGAAGAAAGAGGACATAGGAAATGTCTCATGGGATTACAGATTGGAACCCTGTACATTTCTCTAACCTCAGATAcctggtttgaaaatattttctctcactccgtaggttgccttttcactctgttgattgctCATTATGCAGAAGATTTTAAATCTAATTTAGTCCCACTTGTCTatatttgcttttgttgcctgtgaaATCATAGCCAAGAAATCATAGCGAAGACTGATGTCTGGAAGCTTTTTCCCTGCATGTTTCTCTGGAGATTTACTTTCAGGTCTTAGGTTaaagcctttaatccattttgagttaagctcaatttcttttcttttttttttcatctgaacatccagttttctcaacactgtttattgaagagactgttccCCATTGTGTATgcttggcacccttgtcaaagatcagttgactatatatacatagataccTGGTTTTATTATTagactctattctgttccattggtctatagatctatctttatgccagtacaatactgttttaattacagtagctttgtaatatttttttgaaatcagGATATGTGATGACTCCggctttattttttcccccctcaagaTTGCTTTGACGATCTGcagtcttttgtggtttcatataaattttagaattgtttttctatttctataaaaatgctGTTAAGGCTTTGATGGGGATAagaactactatatgatccagtAACCCCACTTCTGAGTGTATATCCACAGAACTGAAATCAGGATATGAAGACAATTGTAGTCACTGGAGTTACACTTTCCATAACTATTACAACAAAAATGATTTACTCTTTGTCTcaacaattaaaatgtttatcttaagtgatcaaacacttgtatatgcacacaaagaaaattattaaagcaGGTCTACAGCAGCATTTATAGTTAAGGAAACATTAGTCTAAATATCTAACATTAACAGGAAACATGTAAACACTGACATCTTATTCAACAAAGATGCGGTAAGGGAAAGAGGAGGTCTAAATGTCAAGGACATAACCTTCAATGAACATGCCCTTTACCACCACCAGGTGTCACCTGTAGAAGCAAGAGCAGGCGGAGGTTGACTCAGAAATTTAGTCACTGATGTCTCCAACATCACCATTATCCTCTTCAGCATCTATAAATTTATTATAAGTTAACATCTAATTTGCATCACTTGCTTTCTACAAAGTTCTTCCTGTAATTGCTCTCTCATTCTTTGATTATCTAGTAAAGAGTCACTGGAGACCTCAAGTGAGGTAGGCATTGTGTATTGTATATAAAGCTTTTAAACCAGTGGAAGAGACAATATTAAATAGTTACAATAAGAATTGTATATACAAACACTTCAAAAGGAATTTAAACTAGTTTGAGGTCAATAAAGTCTAAAATGACTTGGATTCTGTAAAGTGATGGTCATTGaacaccaacaggaatccccacCTTCAGGTGTGGAAAAGGAGACTTTATGCAAACAACTAAACTGTGATAAAAGTGCTACATGCCTGTGTAAAAGTGCTACAGCACTGCTATGAAAACAGTGCACTGTGAGatggagggtgggatgggggagTGGAGGTGCGGTGagggggtgtgtgttgggggtggcagGCCAGCTGGTCAACTCAGCTCCTCCCTTATTTGCTGGGTGCTGTATGCTCTGCTTCCTCTGGGGAGACATCTTCACTGCTTTAAATCACCAGCAGAGACATAGTCTCCAGTCTTCCACAGAAAGGAAAAATGCTCTtagagccagaggggagctggctcATATAGACAGTAGTCTCTGCCCCTGGTCTCTGATTGGTCTGTCTTCATGTAAATAAGGGCTCCAAATCCAggcagtttgattggtccaagaagcactgtcctgattggtcaaaaTAGAGCCTCTCTGATTGGTCAGAGCTGCACAGTTCTGATTGGACAGGAAAAGCCTTAGTTCTATTGGTTGAAAGAGGATTCCAGGAAatctttataagggctggctcagatagCGGAGACTGTAGGCTGGCAGTTGAATGCACAGGCTTCTCTGCTAAGCGCATTTTGTGTGAGAGGCCCTGTgaagaaatggctgctaggctttgattttttatttttattttttatttgagccCAGGTAACCACCCTTCTtagtaggttttttgttttgttgtttgtttttctctcaggGTTCATGATACCAAGGTCCACTTACAGTGAGAGCAaccaccccctcccacacacactccccaacTCCTCATGTTACCGGGGCCTCTTGAACTCCTTTTGTGATGAGAGGCTCCTTGATCTGCTTCTTCTGCTTATAGTATAATTCCAACCTGTCTGTATCTGTATCATAGCTTGGTTTTGTATTTATCTATGTTAGAAATTCAGTTTGGCTTTAATCACAGAAACCTGAAATAACCGTGCTTACATAAACTAgaggattaattttatttctcatggCTTCTTGGTAGCTGCATGATGCCAACAAGGACCTGGGCTCCTTTTCCTTTGCTCCTCCTCTGTCCTTAGTTCTGGTTTCTATTCACAAAATTGCCAGAGCCCTAGGGTGCTGGGCTCCAACCATGATGTCTGGGACTTaagaagaagcaaagaagtaTCCATAGCTGGGTGAGCCCCTTCAAATGGGACTTTTCAACATTTTCATAGTTTTCCTCAATTATAGGTGAAGCCAAGTCAATTATAGGTAAGGCCAAGTCAGTGAGTGGCTCCCGCCCGGTAAATGCAGGGCACACCCCTTCAGAGCTACACCTTTGGAAACTCCCAGGTAATTGCCAAATTGAAATTTCCATCCTCACCTCACATTGGCGCCCTCTCATGTTGGTCCATTGAGGTGGCATTGTAGGTGTGAGTTTCCTCAGTCTTTGTGATGAAGATCACAGGTGTGTTTCTGTCAGATATCAGATATGATGCAGGACACCCAGGTTTTCCTGCTTCTAGGTAGCCAGTGGCCCACCCATTTTTTCCTACTGCAAGAGCAACTGCTAGTTGCCTCGGTATTCATGTTCCCCATTTTCTTAACTTTGGGCCAAGAGCCCAGTGTGGGAGGAAGCAAACTATGAAAATGGAGAGCTCAGTGTtactgtttctttctccccctttctccacTGGTCACTGCTACCAGGCACTGCTACCAGGTTCAGGGACACACGTCCCTGGCAGTCTCTCAGGGACTGACAAAGAGGAAAGCAGAATCTTAGAGCCCCAGAGCTCAGGCTGCTGTGACTATGAGGCCTTGGGGTcatgggagggtggggaagggaccTGGCTGTTGCCAGCATTCTGGGAGCTGCTGCTGAGTTGGGCCCTGAGGACCACTAAGAAGCAATAAAGGAAGACCCAAATACCAAATAATCGTGGGCCTGGCCCAGCCTTAtggttctttctctccccttccattTTGTCCGGTACCTCTTGGGTTCAACATGTTTTATGTAGACTCAGATTTTCTCTTGATCTTATAAACCCTACTCAACAATAACGCTCAAATTTTATGATTGAATTGTGTTTCATTTCATTGTATTTAAGTTccttctcagagctggagtcctTGGAATCTACTTACAACAAGACTTTTAATTTACTGGACTTCTTCCATTGTGGCGTGGAGCAAATGCAAAATTAGCTCTGTCTTCAATTCAGAGCTGCTCCAGGGAAGTGTGATAAGGACCCATCAGTCAAGGCAGGGGGCCCAGGTGATGGGTGGGTAGATTCAGACACATAGGGGCAGAACGGAAGCTCCACAGGTCTCCTAGACATTACCTCCTTGTGATCATGACCACTTCCTGATGAGGATAACTGTAGACTTACAACATACTTGTTTAATCAACATTTTATTATTCTATATTTGTTTCTAGAGTTTGTGTGTTTATgattataaataatacaaaaattaacatcttaaatttctgaattttgtttatattttagaaCATTATCTAAAATTCAATCTCCAGATTTAAAATTGATTATAAAACTGTTGCAACAGAAATATATGAGGGTAGTTTTAATGCATCTAATCCAGAATTGGATATAGCTCTTTAAAAGCGTCAATGATGGATATGAAAttatactttattgtttaaaattgttattctctatttttctaaatatttattgttccttTGAATTATCTACTTTGTAATTAAGAAAAGCTATTGCCATTAATCTCTAAGCTCTcagtattttcttattgattacataagattttaaaagttattaactTGAGTAGTTTAGTGATTCATGTCCCCAGAAAACTCTACAAATTTTGTttggtgttttatttattatataaattattcttcCATTCTAAGAGAATGGAACAAGTTATCATAATTCAACTCTTTTGCagtattttataatactactcattttatagttttatgaataatttttattcagGTGACTTATAAGTATTTCATGTTTAATAGGGCTTATGTAAAGGACCATTTCTATTCATAAATTAAAACCAGAGCCTGCTTATATATAGCCTGTGATCAATTCAGAGAATTTTCTAATTCTAACTATGTTCAAataaattgttatattttttacTCTCTAAGTCTATCTTTGTGTTATTTGCAAATTAAATCTACACTAGGAGTATTTAACTAGTTAAATATTGTGCAAAATCTGGGACAATCATGTGTGCAAGCTATCACACTCTTgaattttcctattattttttccattttagtaGTTATTTTGTTTATGATGCTTATTTATGCAGGCATTTGTGAATTGtatgctaaataaaaatatatttaacatacaaTTGAGAGCATGTTgagcattaatatttttgtgaatTGCAAAAAAAGGACTAtctgttcattttcttaaaaaacacacatttcctTATGCACCTATGATGCTAATCCTCTACAGGACCACAGTTTGACAACCATTGAAGTCATTTTTGTACAACCTTAAGTACCCAGtgtcttccttgcctcttccatgAAGTTTTAACAGATTTTTTCAACATGGATCTCTTCCTCTAAGTCTAGAATGATCATTGGCTTTTATCTCCAATTATACATACAAGAAACtagttatcttaaaaaaaatactgttgtGGGAATACCCAGAAATTTCAAATCAATTGTTCTACTGTGGTGTCctggcagcatttaaaaaaactgCCTACTGATAAACATGGTGTTGATTCCTGAATTTGCCTGCAGTCATGCCCTGTCTACTGGTTTCTCTTGTGTTGAGGGTCAGCATTACCATCTAGGTGTCTCTGCATCTTTCTCCAATTAAATTGTGAGCTCAGTGAGGGCAGAATCTAAAGTTTGTCTATTTTTCATAGGACCGGGGCAGTGTTAGTCACAGATTAAAGGCACAGATGTGGTTGAGGTTGTTATGATAACAGTTGTTATGATAACTGTTCCTGTAGCCCATGATCTCATCCCTATTTCCATAGACTCTCATCTGAGTTTTGAGTGACGTGACTGCAGCATTGTATTAGTGGGGAGAGATGGGGTGACAGAAGGACATTCCTAGAGAGATACTTACCAGGAAACTCTTTTCCCACCTCTACCCAATGCAGACAGTCTGAGTTGGTAGCAGAAGTTGTCATGAAGGCAGTTAGTTCCTGGTCCTTCAAGGGGAGAAATGCAAGCTTGGAAGTGAGTCATCTTCCATGTCCTTGTTATCAAATTCATTATCAACACCAGAATCAACTGTGTCATTATTAAACATCTATGTTTTAAGGTAGGTGATTGTAGATGCCttgtgagaaaatgaataaaaaatatatcttatgacccagttggcgtggctcagtggtttagcattgacctatgaaccaggaggtcactgcgttatgggcttgatccccagtgtggggaatgcaggaggcagctga from Myotis daubentonii chromosome 18, mMyoDau2.1, whole genome shotgun sequence includes:
- the LOC132220501 gene encoding late cornified envelope protein 3D-like, which translates into the protein MSCQQNQQQCQPPPKCTPKCPSPKCPPKSPAQCLPPALSGCALSSGGGCGPSSSEGGCCLSHHRHHHRSHRCRRQSSESCDTGSGQHPGASGCGHHGSGGCC
- the LOC132220481 gene encoding late cornified envelope protein 3D-like; this translates as MSCQQNQQQCQPPPKCTPKCPSPKCPPKSPAQCLPTAPSGCALSSGGVCGPSSSEGGCCLSHHRHHRRSHRCRRQSSESCDTGSGQHPGASGCGHSSGGCC